Proteins co-encoded in one Sulfurimonas sp. HSL1-2 genomic window:
- the hisC gene encoding histidinol-phosphate transaminase codes for MRFNPVLDAISVYEAGKPIELVVREFGIAPKDIVKLASNENPFGCSPKVQEAVGAIVSKMALYPDDSMHKLKAGLSKRFGVDPHEVVIGAGSDQVIEFAVHAKAGAGSKVLVNSVTFAMYEIYAHHVGAEVIRTASREHDLDEFYALYLEHKPSIIFLCTPNNPTGDSADAAEVKAFLSKIDKETLVIVDGAYMEYARYKDAAKALEPKELIETYENVLYLGTFSKAYGLGGMRVGYGIAQRDIITALYKLRPPFNITTLSLEAASVALEDEEFVQMSIAKNFEEMARYEAFAEAHGIRAIDSYTNFVTLCLGEGRNSTAIADTLLRQGMIVRNLAGYGLNAIRVTVGKPEENDRFFALAAELV; via the coding sequence ATGAGATTCAATCCAGTACTTGATGCCATCAGCGTCTATGAGGCGGGCAAGCCGATCGAGCTTGTCGTTCGCGAATTCGGGATCGCGCCGAAGGATATTGTCAAGCTCGCCAGTAACGAGAACCCGTTCGGCTGCTCCCCGAAAGTGCAGGAGGCCGTGGGCGCGATCGTCTCCAAGATGGCCCTCTACCCCGACGACTCCATGCACAAGCTCAAAGCGGGGCTTTCAAAACGTTTCGGCGTCGATCCGCACGAAGTCGTCATCGGTGCCGGTTCTGATCAGGTGATCGAGTTTGCCGTTCATGCCAAGGCGGGTGCGGGCAGCAAGGTGCTTGTCAACAGCGTCACCTTCGCGATGTACGAGATCTACGCGCACCACGTCGGTGCGGAGGTGATCCGCACGGCTTCGCGCGAACATGACCTCGACGAGTTCTACGCGCTCTACCTGGAGCACAAACCCTCCATCATCTTCCTCTGTACGCCGAACAACCCGACCGGCGACAGCGCGGACGCGGCGGAGGTGAAAGCTTTCCTTTCGAAAATCGACAAGGAGACCCTGGTCATCGTCGACGGCGCCTACATGGAGTACGCCCGCTACAAGGATGCCGCCAAGGCCCTGGAGCCCAAAGAGCTCATCGAGACCTATGAGAACGTGCTTTACCTCGGGACCTTCTCGAAAGCGTACGGGTTGGGGGGGATGCGCGTCGGTTACGGTATCGCGCAGCGCGATATCATTACCGCGCTCTACAAGCTCCGTCCCCCCTTCAACATCACAACCCTCTCCCTCGAAGCGGCCTCCGTGGCGTTGGAGGACGAGGAATTCGTGCAGATGAGCATCGCGAAGAACTTTGAGGAGATGGCGCGCTACGAGGCCTTTGCCGAAGCGCACGGTATCCGTGCGATCGATAGCTATACGAACTTCGTCACCCTCTGCCTGGGCGAGGGCAGGAACTCCACTGCGATCGCCGACACCCTGCTGCGGCAGGGGATGATCGTGCGTAACCTCGCCGGTTACGGGCTCAACGCGATCCGGGTCACCGTCGGAAAGCCCGAAGAGAACGACCGCTTTTTCGCCCTGGCTGCGGAGCTGGTCTGA
- the pheA gene encoding prephenate dehydratase, with translation MDTLEACRDAIDAIDTELLALINERMAVVERVGEIKNESGAPIYRPERERAILKRLETLNIEQKGLLNAGAIEAIFLEIFAVARNLELPERIAYLGPEGTFTHQAAESRFGAMSEYLPMGTISGVFKALESGRAKFGVVPIESRRDGVVGETLDLLAASPVKIVAELYMPIHMTFATKAPHLDGIKRIYSKDKGFGQCRAFLDEHGLHNVEQIPVESTAKAAILAAKDPEAAAICSHIAAKLYGVPMLFENIEDVTDNTTRFFILSDFKNVPSGHDKTSILAKLKKTTRAGVLVHFLHDFDKAKINLSKIESRPAKSGSGFGYWFFIDFYGHIDDKNVQRVLKKYTEEVTWLGSYVEGEQ, from the coding sequence TTGGACACCCTCGAGGCGTGCCGCGATGCCATTGATGCGATTGATACGGAGCTGCTGGCCCTGATCAACGAGCGGATGGCCGTGGTGGAGCGCGTGGGGGAGATCAAGAACGAAAGCGGGGCGCCGATCTACCGCCCCGAACGCGAACGGGCGATCCTGAAGCGGCTTGAGACGCTCAACATCGAGCAGAAGGGACTGCTCAATGCCGGGGCGATCGAAGCGATCTTCCTCGAGATCTTCGCCGTCGCACGCAACCTCGAACTCCCCGAACGCATCGCCTACCTCGGGCCGGAAGGCACCTTTACCCACCAGGCGGCGGAGAGCCGTTTCGGCGCGATGAGCGAATACCTCCCGATGGGCACGATCAGCGGCGTTTTCAAGGCCCTCGAGAGCGGGCGCGCGAAGTTCGGGGTCGTCCCGATCGAAAGCCGGCGCGACGGCGTCGTCGGCGAGACGCTCGACCTGCTGGCGGCGAGCCCCGTGAAGATCGTGGCGGAACTCTACATGCCGATCCACATGACCTTTGCAACGAAGGCGCCGCACCTCGACGGGATCAAGCGCATCTACTCCAAGGACAAGGGCTTCGGCCAGTGCCGCGCCTTCCTGGACGAACACGGGCTTCACAATGTGGAGCAGATTCCCGTCGAGTCGACGGCGAAGGCCGCCATTCTCGCGGCAAAGGACCCGGAGGCCGCGGCGATCTGCAGCCATATCGCCGCCAAGCTCTACGGGGTGCCGATGCTGTTCGAGAACATCGAGGACGTCACCGACAACACGACGCGCTTCTTTATCCTGAGCGATTTCAAAAACGTGCCGAGCGGCCATGACAAGACCTCGATCCTGGCCAAACTCAAGAAGACGACGCGTGCCGGTGTCCTGGTCCATTTCCTGCACGATTTCGACAAGGCGAAGATCAACCTCAGCAAGATCGAGAGCCGCCCGGCCAAAAGCGGTTCCGGTTTCGGTTACTGGTTCTTTATCGATTTTTACGGCCATATCGACGACAAAAACGTGCAACGCGTTTTGAAAAAATACACCGAAGAAGTGACGTGGCTGGGAAGCTACGTCGAAGGGGAACAATGA
- a CDS encoding HAD-IIA family hydrolase: MYFVDVQGTLIDDRAQAPIPGAIDFIDALNRNHTPYLVVTNNTKRASSEFLAYLQSLGFAIPQNRYLDALMLLEREVPKKGVAAYGSETFLAQLDAMGYVRDYSAPQTLLLSVRADYGADDFAQMITFLMNGVRLVGMHDTTLYATQEQRFPGVGALLRMLSYAAAVPFTVVGKPSEAFYGEALRLLRTQCSDAAYDGVTMISDDYAGDLTGAAALGMRTALVLSGKVRPEDALTARLRREESGTVVYNDVTDIPSGKSVK, encoded by the coding sequence ATGTACTTCGTCGACGTTCAGGGCACCCTGATCGATGACCGGGCCCAGGCGCCCATCCCCGGGGCGATCGACTTCATCGACGCCCTCAACCGCAACCATACCCCCTACCTTGTCGTCACCAATAACACGAAACGCGCCAGTAGCGAGTTTCTGGCTTACCTTCAATCGCTCGGTTTTGCCATCCCCCAGAACCGCTACCTTGATGCGCTGATGCTTCTGGAACGCGAGGTCCCGAAGAAGGGGGTAGCCGCCTACGGCAGCGAGACTTTCCTGGCACAGCTTGATGCCATGGGGTACGTACGCGATTACAGCGCGCCGCAAACGCTCCTGCTCTCCGTCCGGGCCGATTACGGTGCGGATGATTTCGCGCAGATGATCACCTTCCTGATGAACGGTGTACGCCTGGTCGGCATGCACGACACGACGCTCTATGCGACGCAGGAACAGCGCTTCCCCGGCGTGGGGGCGCTGCTGCGGATGCTCTCCTATGCCGCGGCCGTCCCGTTTACGGTCGTGGGCAAACCTTCCGAAGCATTCTACGGCGAGGCGCTGCGCCTGCTGCGTACCCAGTGTTCGGATGCCGCCTATGATGGGGTGACGATGATCAGCGACGATTACGCCGGCGATCTGACCGGTGCGGCGGCACTGGGGATGCGGACGGCCCTGGTCCTCAGCGGAAAAGTGCGCCCCGAAGACGCGCTTACAGCGCGGCTGCGAAGGGAAGAATCGGGGACGGTGGTGTATAATGACGTCACTGACATACCGTCCGGAAAGAGTGTGAAGTGA
- the lysA gene encoding diaminopimelate decarboxylase encodes MSMDFNALADTYGTPLYVYDFDAMRAQYEELKEAFRGRKSLISYAVKANSNLSVVKQFADLGAGADCVSIGEVRRAMMAGVPKYKVIFSGVGKRDDEIREAIERDILYINLESEAELGRVEMIAQELGQVARISIRVNPNIDPKTHPYISTGLHDNKFGVEIDAAKRMYIRANKSQWLEPVGIHFHIGSQLTELDPIREASEIVADLVRSLKAAIGIELKFFDIGGGLGIRYKDETTITPYDYAQAVLSTLAGMDITVVCEPGRFMTANAGYFLTRVLYEKQNGAKRFVVVDGAMNDLIRPSLYRAYHRITPATAHEGDETPADIVGPVCESGDFLAKDYPLPPMAHNDLLVVHSAGAYGFGMGSNYNTRGRAAEVALIAGADRLIRDRESFEDLVAPELKYLG; translated from the coding sequence ATGTCAATGGACTTCAATGCCCTGGCAGACACATACGGTACACCGCTCTACGTGTATGATTTCGACGCGATGCGCGCGCAGTACGAGGAGCTCAAAGAGGCGTTCCGCGGGCGCAAATCCCTCATCTCCTACGCCGTCAAGGCCAACTCGAACCTCAGTGTCGTCAAACAGTTTGCCGATCTCGGTGCCGGTGCGGACTGCGTCTCTATCGGCGAGGTGCGCCGTGCGATGATGGCGGGCGTGCCCAAATACAAGGTGATCTTCAGCGGCGTCGGCAAGCGTGACGACGAGATCCGAGAGGCGATCGAACGGGATATCCTCTACATCAACCTCGAGAGCGAGGCGGAGCTGGGGCGCGTCGAGATGATCGCGCAGGAGCTGGGGCAGGTTGCGCGGATCAGTATCCGTGTCAACCCCAACATCGACCCCAAGACCCACCCCTACATCTCCACGGGGCTGCACGACAACAAGTTCGGTGTCGAGATCGATGCGGCCAAGCGGATGTATATCCGCGCCAACAAGTCACAGTGGCTTGAACCCGTCGGGATCCATTTCCACATCGGCAGCCAGCTCACCGAACTCGACCCGATCCGCGAGGCGAGCGAGATCGTCGCCGACCTCGTGCGCTCCCTCAAAGCGGCCATCGGGATCGAGCTGAAGTTCTTTGACATCGGCGGCGGGCTCGGCATCCGCTACAAGGACGAAACGACGATCACGCCGTACGACTACGCCCAGGCGGTGCTCTCCACCCTGGCGGGGATGGATATTACTGTCGTCTGCGAACCGGGCCGTTTCATGACGGCGAACGCCGGCTATTTCCTGACACGGGTATTGTACGAGAAACAGAACGGTGCGAAGCGTTTTGTCGTCGTCGACGGTGCGATGAACGACCTGATCCGCCCGAGCCTCTACCGCGCCTATCACCGCATCACCCCGGCCACGGCCCATGAAGGCGACGAGACGCCGGCGGACATCGTCGGTCCCGTCTGCGAAAGCGGGGACTTCCTGGCCAAGGATTACCCGCTGCCGCCGATGGCGCACAACGACCTGCTTGTTGTCCACAGCGCCGGGGCCTACGGCTTCGGCATGGGCAGCAACTACAATACCCGCGGCCGCGCGGCGGAAGTCGCGCTCATAGCGGGAGCGGACCGCCTGATCCGGGACCGGGAGTCTTTCGAAGACCTGGTCGCACCGGAGCTGAAATACCTCGGCTGA
- a CDS encoding LptF/LptG family permease: protein MFRYIAYHYLKYIAVILFALVFFMVGFDYMESADKLQSANLIVIYLTYKTFFAVDMLLPLSLVFAMIATKIFLIRSNALVAIYALGYNKTDVIKPFVGVAVVIMTLYIALHATSFARADEYANNIRRSAQYLQPTSNLFFTFKDRYVYFGKLYPLQERAEDIRIFTHENGQLQQVLSAEGAYYTDEHWHLSHAVSLRKPDTLSLEGEGITVTQLQDLMMLEGFRPKILDQVYEGKVNYTILDAIDALLLLGSENLNIDKIKSALYRIFITPLFVPSLIILIFFFVPISPRFLNITLFSFIAILATMMTWSFLFMLTELSNNKTIPSEVGIVMPVLALFAAALILWYRNHGHGVDAHS, encoded by the coding sequence ATGTTCCGCTATATTGCCTACCATTATCTCAAATACATCGCCGTCATTCTCTTTGCCCTTGTTTTTTTCATGGTTGGTTTTGACTATATGGAGAGCGCGGACAAACTGCAGTCGGCCAACCTTATCGTCATCTACCTCACCTACAAAACCTTTTTTGCCGTCGATATGCTGCTGCCGCTCTCCCTGGTCTTTGCGATGATCGCGACGAAGATCTTCTTGATCCGCTCCAACGCTTTGGTGGCGATCTATGCGCTGGGCTACAACAAAACAGACGTTATCAAGCCCTTCGTCGGGGTGGCAGTCGTGATCATGACCCTCTACATCGCCCTGCATGCGACCTCGTTCGCCCGTGCGGACGAGTATGCGAACAATATCCGGCGCTCCGCCCAGTACCTGCAGCCCACCTCCAACCTCTTTTTCACGTTCAAGGACCGCTACGTCTATTTCGGGAAACTCTACCCGCTGCAGGAGCGGGCCGAAGATATCCGTATCTTCACCCATGAGAACGGACAGCTCCAGCAGGTGCTCTCCGCCGAGGGGGCCTACTATACCGACGAACACTGGCACCTGAGCCACGCCGTATCGCTGCGCAAACCCGACACACTGAGCCTGGAGGGTGAAGGGATCACCGTGACACAGCTGCAGGATCTGATGATGCTCGAGGGGTTCCGTCCGAAGATCCTCGACCAGGTCTACGAAGGGAAGGTGAACTACACCATCCTCGATGCGATCGATGCCCTGCTGCTGCTGGGAAGTGAAAACCTCAATATCGACAAGATCAAAAGTGCGCTCTACCGCATTTTCATCACGCCGCTGTTCGTGCCGAGTCTGATCATCCTGATCTTCTTTTTCGTCCCGATCAGCCCCCGTTTCCTCAATATCACGCTGTTCAGTTTCATTGCGATCCTGGCGACGATGATGACCTGGTCATTCCTCTTTATGCTCACCGAGCTCTCCAACAACAAGACCATTCCCAGTGAAGTGGGCATCGTGATGCCGGTGCTCGCGCTTTTCGCGGCGGCCCTGATCCTCTGGTACCGTAACCACGGGCACGGCGTCGACGCACACTCCTAA
- the pth gene encoding aminoacyl-tRNA hydrolase, which yields MLIVGLGNPGSAYEKTRHNVGFMVVDALLKRHQCDAVKKAVFEGDLYKFSTHFFLKPLTFMNLSGRSIANVKRFYKIDEVIVIHDDLDLPFGTLRFKRGGGHGGHNGLKSTDTAISPDYIRVRMGIGHPGDRNRVADYVLSAFTPAEREHLPAWIDRTADAVEALMRMSMDEVASKYTVKKTPLQ from the coding sequence TTGCTGATCGTCGGACTGGGTAACCCGGGTTCGGCGTATGAGAAGACCCGGCACAACGTCGGGTTTATGGTCGTTGATGCGCTCTTAAAGCGCCATCAGTGCGATGCCGTCAAAAAGGCCGTTTTTGAAGGTGACCTCTATAAATTTTCCACCCATTTTTTCCTCAAACCGCTCACCTTTATGAACCTCTCAGGCCGTTCCATCGCCAACGTCAAACGTTTTTACAAGATCGATGAAGTTATTGTCATCCATGACGACCTTGATCTGCCGTTCGGGACGCTGCGCTTCAAGCGCGGGGGCGGGCACGGGGGGCATAACGGCCTCAAATCGACCGATACGGCGATCTCCCCCGATTATATCCGCGTGCGCATGGGCATAGGTCATCCGGGAGACCGCAACCGGGTTGCCGATTATGTGCTGAGTGCCTTCACCCCGGCAGAACGGGAGCACCTTCCCGCCTGGATCGACCGGACTGCTGACGCGGTCGAGGCGCTGATGCGGATGAGCATGGACGAGGTCGCCTCTAAGTACACCGTCAAAAAAACTCCGTTACAATAA
- a CDS encoding 50S ribosomal protein L25/general stress protein Ctc: MLEGIVRESTGKSATKACRRDGYLIANIYGKGLENVHAAFKMNEFIRTVRNKDTLAFPVKVGDQEMNVVVQAYESHPVSGNLLHVDLMVAQPGVVTHYNVPVKTEGSPVGLKNKGMLYVAKKRLRVKGAIDQIPDTITVNVAPLDLGDSILIRDLEKSEAFTFTDADRVSVLSIIKAK, encoded by the coding sequence ATGTTGGAAGGTATTGTTAGAGAGAGTACCGGTAAAAGCGCTACAAAAGCGTGTCGCCGCGATGGTTATCTGATTGCCAACATCTACGGAAAGGGGCTTGAAAACGTTCACGCCGCTTTCAAGATGAATGAGTTCATCCGTACAGTTCGCAACAAAGACACCCTGGCGTTCCCGGTAAAAGTCGGTGACCAGGAGATGAACGTTGTCGTTCAGGCGTATGAGTCTCATCCGGTGTCCGGTAACCTGCTGCACGTTGACCTGATGGTCGCACAGCCGGGTGTCGTTACCCACTACAATGTTCCGGTCAAGACGGAAGGTTCACCGGTCGGTCTGAAGAACAAAGGTATGCTGTATGTCGCGAAGAAACGTCTGCGCGTCAAGGGTGCCATCGATCAGATCCCGGATACGATCACTGTCAACGTCGCTCCGCTCGACCTCGGTGACTCTATCCTGATCCGCGACCTGGAGAAATCCGAAGCGTTTACATTTACTGACGCTGACCGCGTTTCCGTTCTCTCCATCATCAAAGCGAAATAA
- a CDS encoding PilT/PilU family type 4a pilus ATPase, which produces MSTNQVDTDINIENLTFETLRRVRGYLKRMMDAGGSDLHLKANSVVRARINGDITPLSGEIFKKEEALTFAKELLRTRFAEFVRQKELDLVYSFDENTRFRVNIFFQMDGVSAVFRVIPVKIVSIDDLGLPKVVHRFASTERGLVLVTGVTGSGKSTTLAAIINEINWSQRKHIVTIEDPIEFVHKDRKCIVNQRSVGQDTKSFANALRAVLREDPDIILVGEMRDIETVETALHAADSGHLVFSTLHTLDAKETINRVISIFPTGEQNRVRMTLAAVLQGVVSQRLIPTVDGKRTAALEILVNTPYIAQLIMEDRDSEIRDAIEEGKDIYGSQSFDQGILDLWHAKRISTEQAFKYATSPADLKLRMEGFTSRVTAKDGSTMQPKHEEDDKPRFSEDEIFQLKGE; this is translated from the coding sequence ATGAGTACAAATCAAGTCGATACCGATATCAATATTGAGAACCTGACCTTTGAAACGCTGCGGCGGGTGCGCGGGTACCTGAAACGGATGATGGATGCCGGGGGCTCGGACCTCCACCTCAAGGCAAATTCCGTCGTACGTGCCCGTATCAACGGTGACATTACGCCGCTTAGCGGCGAAATCTTCAAAAAAGAGGAGGCGCTCACCTTCGCGAAAGAACTTTTGCGAACCCGTTTTGCTGAGTTCGTCCGGCAAAAAGAGCTCGACCTTGTCTACTCTTTCGACGAGAATACCCGTTTCCGTGTCAACATCTTTTTCCAGATGGACGGGGTCTCCGCTGTTTTCCGTGTCATTCCCGTCAAGATCGTCTCCATCGACGATCTCGGTCTGCCCAAGGTCGTCCACAGGTTTGCCAGTACCGAGCGGGGGCTGGTCCTGGTGACCGGGGTTACCGGTTCGGGTAAATCGACGACGCTTGCGGCAATCATCAACGAGATCAACTGGTCGCAGCGCAAACACATCGTCACCATCGAGGACCCGATCGAATTCGTCCATAAGGACCGCAAATGTATCGTCAACCAGCGCAGTGTCGGGCAGGATACGAAGAGCTTCGCCAACGCCCTGCGTGCCGTACTTCGTGAAGACCCGGATATCATCCTCGTCGGGGAGATGCGGGATATCGAGACGGTCGAGACGGCGCTGCATGCGGCGGACTCGGGACACCTTGTCTTCTCCACGCTGCACACCCTGGATGCGAAGGAGACGATCAACCGTGTCATCTCCATCTTCCCGACAGGGGAACAGAACCGGGTCCGCATGACCCTGGCAGCCGTTTTGCAGGGGGTCGTTTCCCAGCGCCTCATCCCGACCGTGGACGGCAAACGGACCGCGGCACTGGAGATCCTCGTCAATACGCCCTACATTGCCCAGCTCATCATGGAAGACCGCGACAGCGAGATCCGCGATGCCATCGAGGAGGGGAAGGATATCTACGGATCGCAGAGTTTCGACCAGGGGATCCTGGACCTCTGGCATGCCAAGCGGATCTCGACAGAGCAGGCGTTCAAATATGCGACTTCGCCGGCAGACCTCAAACTTCGCATGGAGGGCTTCACCAGCCGCGTGACCGCCAAAGACGGCAGTACGATGCAGCCCAAGCACGAAGAGGATGACAAACCGCGCTTCAGCGAAGATGAGATCTTCCAGCTCAAAGGCGAGTAG
- a CDS encoding transaldolase, which translates to MYIPQIQFSLWADFIERDFIDTGLKRLVEQGVVNGATSNPAIFKNAILTSPAYQMQLETLQNHTPKAKYEALAITDIQKAADALRPLFDQSDDGYVSIEVDPYLCDDAVGTIEEGRRLFRTIERPNVMIKVPATDAGYVAMETLVSEGIPVNATLIFSKAQALACANSFARGLEKGSVQVDTVISIFVSRLDRAIDATLEAKGVQPALAGVYNAAAIYEAVESLELPRCRALFASTGVKGGGLRPSYYVDALLAAHSVNTAPIETIEAFVAHGDTEAKLPLDAERIEAHFDAVAEAGVDIEAVCAQLMDEGLEAFKTAFAEILAELE; encoded by the coding sequence ATGTACATTCCGCAAATACAGTTTTCCCTCTGGGCCGATTTCATCGAACGCGATTTCATCGATACGGGCCTAAAACGTCTCGTCGAGCAGGGCGTTGTCAACGGGGCGACGTCGAACCCCGCGATTTTCAAAAATGCCATTTTGACCTCACCGGCCTACCAGATGCAGCTGGAGACGCTGCAGAACCACACCCCAAAGGCCAAATACGAAGCCCTGGCGATCACGGATATCCAGAAAGCGGCGGATGCCCTGCGGCCGCTGTTTGATCAAAGCGACGACGGCTATGTGAGCATCGAGGTCGACCCCTACCTCTGCGACGATGCCGTCGGAACGATCGAGGAGGGGCGCCGCCTTTTCAGGACGATCGAACGTCCCAATGTGATGATCAAGGTCCCGGCAACCGACGCGGGCTATGTGGCCATGGAGACGCTGGTCAGCGAGGGGATCCCCGTCAACGCGACGCTGATCTTCTCCAAGGCGCAGGCGCTGGCCTGTGCCAACTCCTTCGCACGGGGGCTGGAGAAGGGTTCGGTACAGGTCGATACGGTGATCAGCATCTTCGTCAGCCGCCTGGACCGCGCCATCGACGCGACGCTCGAAGCCAAAGGGGTGCAGCCGGCCCTGGCTGGCGTCTACAACGCCGCGGCCATTTACGAGGCGGTCGAGTCGCTGGAGCTGCCCCGCTGCCGCGCACTCTTCGCGTCGACCGGCGTCAAGGGGGGCGGACTTCGCCCCTCCTACTATGTCGATGCACTGCTGGCGGCGCACAGCGTCAACACGGCACCGATCGAGACGATCGAGGCCTTCGTGGCGCACGGGGACACTGAGGCGAAGCTGCCGCTTGACGCGGAACGGATCGAGGCACATTTCGACGCCGTCGCCGAAGCGGGCGTCGATATCGAGGCGGTCTGCGCCCAGCTCATGGACGAGGGGCTTGAAGCATTCAAAACGGCATTTGCCGAAATCCTGGCGGAATTGGAGTAA
- a CDS encoding DUF4105 domain-containing protein, which yields MYRFLIMLMILASVVQANVVENALDKAADLALAESRYWHLLLHMPKDVSEVDDPAFFLAPDGRENAGAELNATITALYGETRFDDNATGCRFPARRAWLQERLGLEGLPALQCTAYETLVRKMDPQSVTLVFSSAHINSPASMFGHTFLRIDSSYESKMLSYAVNYAAGADPDKENGIVFAIKGLFGGYPGFYSLLPYYEKLKEYRDTEQRDVWEYDLDLNHDEVMAMIRHIWELKGVYNWYYFFDENCSYNMLWLMEIARPDVDVRGHFIYHIIPMETVHATEEEGLVHAKHYRPSKRTLLLAYERVLDKRGETEALALADGVLEPREVLDDPVRDAQMKRYTLEAASELAEYRLMKGKVDKAAYSERFHKILSARAALGKGETLPVTRPRNPDEGHRATRALAATGWRDGNPYQRIGIRPAYHDLSDSDVGFMPGTQIEFLDLEARYDRDGAAVEKATIVSITSIAPQSAFFSPFSWRMRAGWDQSFLSRDAVFGTTVGAGFAAGGRWGYGYLLAEPEIFITDKGYGAFNTTAGVLFETGGGSKLAGEGGYRFYADGMRQWTGRVEHTSRISQNNALKLFFDYTEKTDGPQRSFSAAFVHYY from the coding sequence TTGTACCGTTTCCTCATTATGCTGATGATATTGGCGTCTGTCGTGCAGGCAAACGTAGTGGAAAACGCCCTGGATAAGGCGGCAGATCTGGCGCTGGCAGAGAGCCGGTACTGGCACCTGCTGCTGCATATGCCTAAAGACGTCAGCGAAGTCGACGACCCGGCATTCTTCCTCGCGCCGGACGGCAGGGAGAACGCAGGGGCCGAACTCAATGCGACGATCACGGCGCTCTACGGGGAGACCCGCTTCGACGACAACGCGACGGGATGCCGTTTCCCCGCCCGCCGCGCCTGGCTGCAGGAGCGTCTCGGGCTGGAAGGCCTGCCAGCGCTGCAGTGCACCGCCTACGAGACGCTGGTGCGGAAGATGGACCCGCAGTCGGTGACGCTGGTCTTCTCCTCGGCGCACATCAACTCCCCGGCCTCCATGTTCGGCCATACCTTTCTGCGCATCGACTCCTCCTATGAGTCGAAGATGCTCTCCTATGCCGTCAACTACGCCGCCGGCGCGGACCCGGACAAAGAGAACGGGATCGTCTTCGCGATCAAGGGTCTTTTCGGCGGCTACCCGGGGTTTTACTCCCTGCTGCCCTATTATGAAAAACTCAAAGAGTACCGGGATACGGAACAGCGCGACGTCTGGGAGTACGACCTGGACCTGAACCATGACGAGGTGATGGCGATGATCCGCCATATCTGGGAACTCAAAGGGGTGTACAACTGGTACTACTTCTTCGACGAAAACTGTTCGTACAACATGCTCTGGCTGATGGAGATCGCCCGGCCGGACGTTGATGTCCGGGGCCATTTCATCTACCACATCATCCCGATGGAGACCGTTCATGCGACCGAAGAGGAGGGGCTGGTGCATGCCAAGCACTACCGGCCGTCGAAGCGGACACTGCTGCTGGCCTATGAGAGGGTGCTGGACAAGCGCGGCGAAACGGAAGCCCTCGCGCTGGCCGACGGCGTGCTTGAGCCCCGGGAGGTGCTGGACGATCCGGTGCGCGATGCACAGATGAAGCGCTACACCCTGGAGGCGGCGTCGGAGCTTGCCGAGTACCGTTTGATGAAGGGGAAGGTCGACAAGGCGGCCTATTCGGAGCGATTTCATAAAATCCTTTCCGCGCGAGCGGCCCTCGGGAAGGGGGAGACACTGCCCGTGACACGCCCGAGAAACCCCGATGAGGGGCACCGCGCGACGCGGGCGCTCGCCGCAACGGGATGGCGTGACGGCAACCCTTACCAGCGCATCGGCATCCGGCCGGCCTATCACGATCTCAGCGACAGCGACGTCGGGTTCATGCCCGGAACACAGATCGAGTTTCTGGACCTTGAAGCGCGTTATGACCGCGACGGCGCTGCCGTGGAGAAGGCGACAATCGTCTCCATTACGTCCATCGCCCCGCAAAGCGCCTTTTTCAGCCCCTTCTCCTGGCGGATGCGTGCGGGGTGGGACCAGTCGTTTCTGAGCCGTGATGCGGTGTTCGGCACGACGGTCGGCGCGGGTTTCGCCGCCGGAGGCAGATGGGGGTACGGGTATCTCCTGGCGGAGCCGGAAATTTTCATCACGGACAAAGGGTACGGCGCATTTAACACGACGGCAGGGGTGCTTTTTGAAACGGGCGGCGGTTCCAAACTGGCCGGGGAGGGCGGGTACCGTTTTTATGCCGACGGGATGCGCCAGTGGACGGGAAGAGTGGAACATACGAGCCGCATTTCACAGAACAACGCGCTGAAGCTCTTCTTTGATTACACGGAGAAAACCGACGGCCCCCAGCGCAGTTTCAGTGCCGCATTCGTACACTATTATTAA